In Equus przewalskii isolate Varuska chromosome 6, EquPr2, whole genome shotgun sequence, one DNA window encodes the following:
- the UQCR11 gene encoding cytochrome b-c1 complex subunit 10, which translates to MLSRFLGPRYRQLASNWIPTVSMWGAVGTVGLVWATDWRLILDWVPYINGKFKKDD; encoded by the exons ATGCTGAGCAGGTTCCTGGGCCCGCGCTACCGCCAGCTGGCCTCGAACTG GATTCCCACGGTGAGCATGTGGGGCGCCGTGGGCACCGTGGGGCTGGTGTGGGCCACCGACTGGCGGCTGATTCTGGACTGGGTGCCCTATATCAACGGCAAGTTTAAGAAGGACGATTAA